The sequence GCTggagtttcctggtgaaattaactctAGAGGCAATgaaacaactgtgcgttttattcactttcacacaaatcatgtctACATTGGccgattatgactttataaacacctatctttcacactattactcactcactgctatgttatgatatcgaaaacacttttactataattcATAATTTGATAAACGattcattttaatgcttgtattacagacacaCCTACTCTTACACACTTATTCCGATGTGATTAGCTTCTGCAGTAGCTCAcatgatagagtgttggactttagaATCAGCTGACTGCGACTTGAGCCCAGCCAAACATGAAAGCTGAcgagacaaaagtgtcatagaagcaataTGAAATTACGTGGTTGCTTCTGAAAATGGgcttttcatgtcgcatttgctttttTCACACTATCAATTAGGTTTAGCCATTGGTAAATGGCAAGAATTTCTGTTTCGTTAACCTCTCATTTGCATTTAGAGAACtattggttgggtttaggttaaagttttcaGTTCGAATTTCACTTAAAAatcttgtctgattacgacacaatttcactcacatttggtgccacctgctggacatttcactaggaaactgcagcaaaacatgtaatgaagcacgtaatttcgTTTAGCAAAAATTTTGCCATAGtgacgtaatgttcatgagatgagGCTTAAAAAGTCATGTTTTCCTCTACAAGCCATGTATATACATAATTCTCTCAGAGAATATCGATATCATTGCATAGTACCTCAAATGTTGCTTGGGTTATTCTGAAATGCCAAAGCCAAAGCCTGTCATTAAATTATTGGCAACATGATCTGACAAACTTTCGCTCCCAGACATAAGGCATCTGCTGCTTAATGCTAGCAAATATGAAGTTCATGAGAGCATTTTGTCTGCACCCTCCAAACTGCAAGTCATTcattacttttaataaaaaagcaACAATGGCTTGAACTTCAATTTCCTTTTCTATTTTGTGCTAATTTCCCCAGAAGTGATGATTTGTTCTCTTGAACACATACGATGGAAACactgttttatttgcattattattttgtaatatatatatatatatatatatatatatatatatatatatatatatatatatatatatatatatatatatatatatatatattttttttttttttttttttatttatttattttttttttgggcataAACTAAATTAACAACTTGCATGGAAACATGAAACTGTCTCAAACTGCTCAGATTTGCCTAGATGccatcattcacccaaaaatgaaaattctgtcacaattTGCTCACTCTCATGTTCCAAAACAGAAGGAaatgttaggtagaatgacaACTTCATgttactgagactaacatacttcctaacatctccttttatgtcctACAGAAGATAGAATATAAGAAAGAACAACATAAGAGGGAGTAAATGAGGGCATCATTTTCATTTCTAGGTGAAATATCCCATTAAGAAacaattgaaaaaagaaaacttgAAGGAAGGTAGATAAGTAGGGTGATGAAACTGGCATAAAAGAGATATAATATGAAGCAAAAGGAGATTAGGAGGGTTTACATAACAAGACTGTGAAGGAGAAGGAATAGGAAGGTGAGTCCCTTTGGAGTTAAAGCagattatttgtaaaatatgtggATGTGAGAGGTTTGAGTTCTTCCTTTATTCCCAAGCTGTCTTTCTTCTCTTGTAGATAACCCATGGCGCTGTGACTGCGCTTTACACTGGCTGCGCGGCTGGATAAATGAAGAAGGTCAGAGATTGTTGAGCTCAGCGGAACGCCGGATGCTTTGCGCAGAACCTCCGAGGCTCTCCCACCTCAGTCTGATAGAGGTTCCAGCCAACAGTCTTGTTTGCATCCCTCCCGTAGTGCAGttggagcccagccacctgacgGTACGTTTGGGAGAGAGTTTGCGTGTTTCTTGCCAAGCATCTGGATACCCGCAACCCCAGGTCACCTGGAGAAAAGCCTCTCATGGTAAAGCACAGCTGTCTCCCCGGGGACTGGTGCAGGAGGTGGGAATGGAAGGAGATGCTAGAAATGGGGGCAGGGTGGTGACTGCCAGACCTGCTGGAAAAGGAGGGACGTCAAGTCGAGGACCAGTCCGTGGTGTGGACGACGGAGGTGAACGAGAAAGCTTTGATCCAGATACCGGAAGTGGGATGCTGTTTCTCAGCAATGTTACAGTGGCGCATGCCGGACGCTACGAATGTGAGGCGTGGAACCCAGGTGGGGTCGCTAGGGTGACCTTTCACCTGTCCGTAAATATGTCATTGTCTTCGTCGGCCTCTGCAATCTGGCCTCGGCTACATTCATCATCGTACTATCATCCGTCCTCATTCGACGTGAGTCAAGAGCCACTGTATGAATTGGAAAGCATGGACTTCAATGCCTTAGGACCCGCAACTCAGACAGCCATCGCTGTGGGCATCTCTCTACTAGCATTGACGGCCCTACTCTTGCTCTGTATGATATACAGTCGTCATCGCCAACGGCAGAAAGAGGAGGATGGTTACAGTGCCAGCAAGGAGGAGAGCATCCTCTACGTCAATGACTATTCCGACGGTCCCACCACTTTCGCTCAGCTTGAAGAGTACCGAGATGAACGTGGCCATGAGATGTATGTGCTAAACCGCACCAAACCGGTGTTACCCACCCCACTGAACACAAACCAACAAGGGGTGATGCTGAAGGCCAGTGAGGCGCTACAGAGTCAAGGAATAGTAACCCCAGGCAGGGCAGGAGGCATCGGTCCCCGCAGGGCTCCTGCAGAAGGAGGTGAAGCACCTCCGCCCGATCTAGAGGGACTGTTCGTAAACCAGAGTCTGCTGTTTGACACACAGATTGCCTATGAGATCCATTGCTGAACACTATCACTGTGTTACTTTGATGGAGAACTTCTGCTTGGTGGAAGGACAGTCTTACTCTTCAATGCACTTGAAATGCCCGGGGTTCTTGCCATTGAACATTATCCTGCTTTATTTCCTTTTTCATTCATAGAgcacaaatgctttttttgtgATATATAAGGACTAACATACTTTAAAGCTGGAGTGttgcaaaaatattcagtgatttCAAACAGGTTTGCCCAAAAGTCCCCCTATTTTAAAGAGGTAGTATGGCGCAAATCTCACACCATTGGTGGAGCCAACGTTGCTATTTTGGGTGGGTCAAACAAACAGTCAAATGTTCAAAGCCCcactgtgtttacactttttggggaaatcaatctGCTAATGGATTACGTATAGTTGACTCTGCACATTAATCTTAGCTAGAAGAAAGGTACAGTGTTTTATTATTGAAAAATTacacaaagcagctttaaaggattagttcacgccaatattgtatttatttttgctcttttggagcttgacagctatGGTCAGTATGAGCTGGTATTGTATATAAAAGAGCTGGGTTAAGTTCtccttttagaggaatattttgtgttcaaaacaagttaagctgaatcaacAGAATTTATGGTAAACTGTTGATTGCAAAAAAGATTTGTTTGACTTGtaattccttttctttaaaaaacaaactgcagtgaggcacttaaaatggcagtgaatggggccaatctgtaaacattaaaatacacactgactATGTTGGACGCCAGAAGCAGCTTATTGCTAGAAAGTGATTTAATGTGAGAAAGTTgttcccatttacatgcactgtactGTATTAACCGTGTACTCTTTGCTCCTGTATACATGCAGCTCGGTCAgcaagcagctttctccacaccAACAAAATTTCCCTGCAATGCTTGTGTAAATTGCAAACATGGCATCCgggggtattccagaaagcagggtTGTTGACTTACCCAGGTATGTTTTCTCAGAGCAAGCTGAAAACCTCAACATTCAGTTCCAAAAACCAAGGTAACTTTCAGGATATGCTAATAGCCATAGCAACTTAGTCTCTCAACATAACCTGCTCAGGAGCAGGTTGTGTTTCAGAGTTAGTTTATTTCTGGTAAATGCCAGTATGTTTCAGTGATTGTCGGCACATGTGTGACCTTTTGATAGCGACACAGTGGGCGTGGAAGCTCAGATTGCACACaatataatacttttaaagcattattatgATATACAGCAATCTGTACTTTACCTCACAAATCTTCTTCTGCTCAACATTTCCAGTCTCACACACCACAGATTTGCATTCAACGGTGAACACTCATGGACATTGGGTTTTTTTGAAAGGCAAATGCTTAATATTGTAATACTGAAGCACAATGGAAAGGATTCCACTCACTGTAAAGAGAGGGCTTTATGTATTTAGCCCTTctaataaacaattttatatcatgaaattaatattattaacataCCTGTTAATATCACAGAATTAAATGAATTTATAGAACCCACATTCATTTTACATATCCCTCAGTCAATACATGTTAATATGTTAAAATGAAACTCCATTTTTTCAGTATGTGTAACGAGGACTCGGAAGAACTGAGATTAAGGTCCATGAGTGGTTTATTAAACAACAGAAGAATCAGAGTACAAACAGGCGTGGGTCAAAACACCAGGAACAACAACAGCAATGAAGACAGGGCAATAATCATGGTTAGTAACAGGCAAgtggtcagggcaggcagcagacagaTAACAACAATATCCAGATAAAAGAGGCAGGGTCAGAAGGCAGGCAGTAATCATGGGTAAATGCTCAGCAATGTAGCCGTGGCTAAACAAGACTTCACATTGTGTCTAGTTTGCGCGGCGCTTATAATCATTGAAATGGAGAACTGGTGTATGTGCAATCAGTTCAGGTATGTGGGTTCTGGGATTTGTAGTCCAATGTTAATCCTCAGGTGAGAGAGACCTCCGGTGGCAGatgagaagattttcagaagtGGCATTCGTGACAGAGCAGGGAAATAGTGGGGGTTGGAATTCTAGGACACATTGGAATGGGGCCATAGCAGTGGAGGGTTTGAGCGTATTCTGCCTAGAGGAGGATGCGGCTCCAGTCAGACTGATTCTGCTGACAGTACATTCTAAGGAATCTTGTGAGTTCTTTGTTTAGACATTTGGTTTGACCTTTTGATTGTGGGTGATACCCTGAGGTGAGGCTTATATTTACATTGAGCTGGTCAAAGAAGGCCGTCCAGACCGGAGATGTGAACTGGGAACCCCGGTCGGAGACAATATATTCAAGTAGTCCATAATAGCAAAACACATAGTGGAAGCGCTGTTCTGCTGTTTTAAAGGCTGTTGGGAGCTTAGGTAGAGGTATTAATCGACAAGCTTTAGAAAAGTGATCAATGGCTGTTAGTATAACGGTGTTACCCTGGGAGAATGGGAGATCTTTGACAAAATCAATGGCAATATAGGACCAAGCTCATTGAGGAATGGGTAGTGGTTGTAGGAGGCCTGCGGGAGTTTGTCTAGACGATTTAGCTGTAGCACAAGTATGACAGTTATTGATGTTTGTGATTGTGTCCGCCTGTAAAGAGTCCCACCAGAACCGGTTCTGAAGCAGTTGTAAAGTAGCTGTGATACCTGGATAACCTGAGATTAGAGAGGTATGAACCTCTCTATGAATTTCGTGGAACATAAGTTAAGTTTCGAGGACATTCTGGGGGAGGTGGATCTTGGGCATTGGCTTGAGTGACTTCTGTCATGACATCCCATTAAACCGGAGCCATAAGTGAGGTAGAAATAATGGGTTCTGGAGCGGGATTGTGAGGGTTGAAGTCGAACTGGCATGATATTGAGTCTGCCTTGATGTTCTTTGTGCCTGGGCAATATGCGACCGAAAAATTTAatcgagtaaaaacaaaaaaaaagccctCCAAACTTGCCTTggatttagggtgtgttcacacttggctgATTTAAATGAACTCTGGTGCAATTGCTCTGTTAgagcggttcatttgaacaagtgtaaacggtgccatccgaaccttggtgcgcaccaaccAAGCAGACTGAGAccgcttccaaacaaactctggtgcggttcgattaaTATATGAACGCAttatggaccaaagacgtctaaacgaaCCAAAAAAAGGAAGTAATTTGCCCAacactgacctcaagcatacctggttctacTTATCATAGGAGCTATATTGGCCATTTTAGTTCGGTACAGGCGTCGGAACTGCCATCAGGCTTGCAGCAAGTCTTCTACTTGACTCCTTTACATATCgtagctctttgtttgttctcagctggtaaaaatatcaccttatatacatatattaatccAATGAGCAcatttagcccagcagccagcattgttttggatgttctgcaAGTTCCGTCATCggcaaaatatacatcataaaagctgtccaatcaggttgtgaattTTTCCCGATACCTTTTGTTTCGTATCtttaggttcagtgttaaaaatgccagcgtttacgctaagcgaaccaggactaaatgtataattttttggtccagaccaagaagaccaagagaaccaaactaCATACGTGAACACACCCTAACTCTTGGCTGAGCGTAAGTATTCAAGGTTCAGATGATCAGTCAACACGAGGAATGGGTGTCTTGCCCCTTCGAGCCCATATCGCCACTCTTCAAAAGCTGCTTTCATCGCCAGCAATGCAGGATTGCCAACATCATAGTTACTTTTGGCAGAGGAGAGTTTACGTGAATAATAGGCGCATGGGTATAGTTTAGAGGGGTTACCTTTACGTTGGGACAGAACGGTGCCGATTCCTGTGTTTAAGGTGTCTACTTCTACCACAAATGGAACGTTGGTGTCAAGAGGGTGCAATATGGGTGCAGAAGTAAAGCGAGCTTTTAAGTCATTGAAGCACTGAATAGCTGAGGTTGACCAGCAAAGCTTGGTGTTCCCCCTCTTAGCATGAATCTTCTATAAAAATTTGTGACCCCTAGGAATCATTGTACCTCCTTCACAGTGGTAGATTAAGGCCACTTCATCACTGCACAAACTAATCTGTCATCCATGGCTACCCCCTCAGGACTGATGCAGCCTAAGAAGGAGACGGATGTCTGGGGGAATTCGCACTTCTTGGCCTTGGTATACAGTTGATGTTCAATTGACTGCTCTGACATGTTTAAAGTGTTCTTCCAAGGTGTTTGAATAAATTAAGATGTCATCAATGTAAACGATCTGCCACTGATTTAACCTGTCCCTGAACACATCGTTTATGAATGACTGAATGACTGAAACACTGATGGACTGTTAGCCAATCCGAACTGCATGACTAGACATTCATAGTGTCCATAACTGATGGAAAAGGCAGTCTTCTACTCATCCCTCTCACGGATGCGAATGAGATAGTATGCACTGCGGAGGTCGAGTTTGGTGAAGTATTTAGCTGAACTCAATTGTTCTAATGCAGCCGGTGCAAGAGGTAATGGGTATCGAAACTTGGGAGTTATATCATTGAGACCATGGTAGTCTATACAAGGGCGGAGACCACCATCCTTCTTACCAACAAAGAAGAAGAATCCGGTCGTAGCCGGTGATGTGGATGGTCGAATGAAACCCTTGGCCAGTTCCTTGTCAATGTATGCCTTCATAGCATTGGCTTCAGGTTCAGATAGTGGAAAGATTCTTCTTCAGGGCGGTGTAGTGCCTGGTACAAGTTCAATGGTGCAGTCGATGGTGCGGTGAGTAGGTAAATGTGACACCTTGGTTTTACTGAAGGATTCAATCTGGTATCTGAGTATTGAGGAGGCAAATTTGGTACTGGCTTTGAAACGATGGCTGTGGTTACAATGTACATGGGTGAGATGGGCTTTAAACAACTGGACAGACATGTGGTATCCCACTGCATGAATTGTTTTTCTCGCCATGAAATCTGAGGATTGTGTTTCTGAAGCCAAGGTAGACCAAGGATGACTGGATTGTGAGGGGAACGGATGATATAGAGACGAGTCTTTTCCGTGTGTAAAAGTCCAACTTGTACGGTGATGTCTGTAGTGGTGCTTTGGACGTGCCCGGTTCACAGAGGCCATCAATCTAGCCTAGGGGAATTCACAGGGGATTAGTGGTAtctcatatccatccatccatccatctatcttcaaccgcttatccgaagtcgggttgcggggtcagctgctccagcagggggccccaaacttccctatcccgagccacattaaccagctctgactgggggaccccgaggcgttcccaggccagtgtggagatgtaatctctccacctaatcctgggtcttccccgaggcctcctcccagctggacgtgcctgaaactagagaggcggccagggggcatccttaccagatgcccaaaccacctcaactgactcctttcgatgcaaaggagcagcggctctactccgagctcctcacggatgactgagctcctcaccctatctctaagggagaagcccgctacccttctgaggaagcccatttcggtcgcttgtactcgcaacctagttctttcggtcatgacccagccttcatgaccataggtgagggtaggaacaaaaatttaccggtagatcgagagctttgccttctggctcagctctcttttcgtgacaacagtgcgatagagcaagtgcaataccgcccccgctgccccgattctccggccaacctcccgctccattgtcccctcactcgtgaacaagaccctgaggtacttgaactccttcacttggggcaatagctccttccctacctggagtacacactccatcggtttcctgctggaAAATCTCATATCGTCGAGCTAAATCTTCATCAACATAACTTGCCTGCTGCATGTGAGTTCAGCAGGGCCATAGTAATGATGGTATTCGTAGAGAACGTTATTTTTACAGGTACTTCAATGCTTCATAGTCATTGAAATGGGGAACAGTTGTATGTGCAATCAGTCCAGGTATGTGGGTTCTGTGATTTGTAGTCCAATGTTAATTCTCAGGTGAGAGAGACCTCGGTGGCATTCTTGACAATATGCAGGTAATATCTGTAAATTCAAAGCTTAAGCAATACAATTCTATACTTACTTCTTCTTCTTCACTAACTAGATAATATGTGTTCATTTCATGGACCAGAGGTTAGAGATCACTTTGATCACTTTAATTCATGTACATAAAGAAATGCACAAATTTCATTGTACTCTCTTCATtgtctgaaaaaataaatgagacaTGCTGTAATTTAGAGTAACCTACAGTGCCCTCATttggcttttataaaattataagcttcacatttctgccttttaaccacctaaaattggtcccattcatgtccattgtaagtgcctcactgtaaccttgagttTTGCTTCTTTATTTAAAGGAGTGACAAGTTgatttggttgttgttgttgtgataatcaacagtatgccacaaatgctgtcgattaagtttaatttgtattattaacttgaaatattACGTTAACACTATATGGTTtgaacagaatttgtatttttgggtgaacttaaaaGAACAAGTGCTGGTTTTTATGTGACCATATGATTCAATTAAGGAGTTTGCACAAAGCCAAAGTAATATGTAATGgaagtatttggaaatattttagaCCTACCTTGAAAAGAAGAGTTTAATTTAAACTACCAAAAAGTGGAGCATTTTCTTACTGTGAAATGATCGCACGGTCAACCATTTTTGACCAACTCTTGGACAGGGACTGCAAAGACAGAACGAACAACATTTGTGTGAAGCTTTGCGATGTCGCTGtgtcagacatttttattttctctgcTTGTGTCGGGCAGTGTGAATAGCTTTGATGTCCTTCTTGCAGGTGCTGTCTTCATGTTTCTAGTATGTCTTTACTTTCAGATGCATTCCTGTGTGTATTCATTTTTCACATTCAAGGCTAACAGAAGACGAGAGAGAAAACTTTTGAAAACCAGAACCAAAAGCAGGTGGGTGTATGTCTGCGACAGGCCGAAAGCAAGTATACCACTAATATAGTTGCATCTCTTTTCTATTTAAGGGCCATTTGCTCTCATCGTCTTGACCTCTGTTGGGTTAACACTGTGAACAAACCAATTAAACTCTAGATTCACAGCTTAGTTTTTGTAAGTTATTCGATATGGCAGTTTCTTTGATATAACAGTATTGTTTTGATCATTTTTCATGTTTGCTTTATTCCCACCAGCATTAAACAGACAAAGAAGTATTGATCATATCAGGGTATATAAGCATTTGTTACAGTTTAAGATGTTAGGCTTCAGCTCAACAAAACAATAGATTGTGTATTTCTGTCAAATGTTTATCAAATATCAACCACCTATTTTATCCAAATAAATGATACCTTTATTTgagatgtatgtgtatatgtgtgtgaaaggaaggaagaaaaagtGTGTCAATAATTAACAATACAATAATAtgaaaatcaattaataaaatgaatattttaaaaacattatatcaGCTCAAAAATGAATCCTTTATTGCAAGGACAAGGAGTAATTAGTCTCCTACAACcaatgtgttttcagttttaCATCTCACAATGATTAATAAGATGATTAGAAAAGAATAACAAAATGTGCCTCTGCAATCATTTACAAAATATGTGACATTCACATTGTTTTACAACTAGCAGTTGAGGTCAAATGTTTACAATAAGAAGATAATTTGACATCTCCACTGCACACTTAGACACtcatttaaaatacagtatgtgctgtAAGTTGCTCTTATTCTTTCTTGTCCTCAGTGGCCTTTAAAGGAAACGCATACATGTAAATAGCGTAAAACAGATGTAGAGGCCATTTCATActaaattaacaattgtatttcaaATAGTAATACATTCATAATCTGAACAGTCAGTTTGTCAAAGATCACCTACTATTAATGAAGTTTCACTGTACTGTAGATCACTTCATAATCACGGTCAGTTGGATATCGCTGAGAATGAAATAAAAAGACAGAAGACAGATGAATTTCAATAAATGAGTAATTAAAAGCATAGCACCCACTTATGTATTTtttgtagggctgtcaatcgactaCaacttttaatcgaattaattacatggtgtcccgattaattaattgcaattaatcgcatatacaaatatttgctgagaaagcccctcatataacaataattcaatatataatgattatacatatttatatcaatatataattatacatagttatctttaaatatttaaaaatatatatatatatatatatatatatatatatatatatatatatatatatatatataaaacaaattcagataattaaactgcattacattcttgtggcttAAGAGTtagtcattgataagacaaaaagtggttttagaatacaatgtattgtttactaccatattattgaacataagccaatcattgacacacagttcacagcaatccatttcacaagtgaatttgtcaatcagttttttTTGTCAAATCAAATTTATTATGAGGTCTTGTTTagggacccgtcaatgaacatctgacaatcagatatttttttaaatgaatgcttacaaaacttttacatctagagccaagaggtatattaaaacaaacaagtcGAGtaaggacaactccaaaataaatgaaaaaatgtttccgcctgcagaccacaaaatttacagaatatattgacatcacaattaaatctctctacaagaaaataattagtggggtagtacttataaataagtttgaaggaaatttatttgattttatttgtgattagatatttatggggtaatttccaaatttcgcaccatctcaatccagccacaccctgcgtcagacgtgcttgtgtagcgtctcgggtgtgttgcatcataaacataaaatgtttaggtcactgtgtcaagttaaatatagtttaatactcaatctttaaacacatcttgagatcccttagatcgcattttcacacctactgaagtgtttcttcactgtataaactgtgtgttgctcatacagctgaagtttcacttactgccctctacaGTAAACAGGTGgttctacaagcttgcatttctcaggaatcttccttatggtctgggggaagtgcgattaaatgcgttaatttttttaacgcattatttttgtaaaattaatcgcactgaattaacgcgttaaatcgacagccttaatttttatgctaaaatattaattttatgtaCAGCAAGGCTGTAACAACATAGTTGGGTAGTATTTTAagaatcagccattaaaaaaataattgggGTTGCAAAACATGATTTCTTCATTATCTCTtgtcagtttaatcttttgagataatctgttttatatatcattatattaaaaTTCCACACTGGTTCCAGGTGGTTGTTCATGCCTGAAGTAGCATTGATGTTAGTTACCAACAATGCACTAATGCTTACAATGGAGAACTGGTCTTGGTCTAGTTCGGCATCCTTTCCTTTCTTGAAGACCACTGTGTCATAGTAGAGATGACCCTCTGTCTGTGCAATATTAGAGAAAACATGGAACTGTAAATGATTATTCATATAGTGTAAGTTAAAAAGCTTACTATGGAAATTACATATGTCTGACATGCAgatatttcattttaaagtgcTGCTGTTTAGACACACCATTGAAGTGGCATCGGGTGCTTGTGTGAGCAAAGCTccatcttaaaaaaaagaagacttCTATTATAatacaacaaagaaaaacattcTTATTCAAAGTACACAAATAGCTTGAGGAAAAACAAGTGTCATTCATGGTGACTAAAATGTGAGAATGCAATAAATCCTGTCAAATCAGATTTTTGGGGAATCAACCATGTAGTACTTGTTTgaattgaaaatataaatgtgaGAACTGACTGTGTTTGCGTTTGATCCTCCAGGTTAACACCATGAGTAGCAGAAGTAACGCCCCGGAAATCCATAGTGGTAAAATCCAATTCCTGAGCTCAGACGAAGTGTCAGGAAAACATTTGCTGTCCTCTTCATCGTGTCTTGCCATTTGGTGGTTTTCACATGTAGATTTTTATATAAATgggatatttaaaattattaaagaaatccTACAACATGTTAATACTGATCAAGGtctttaaaaatgtcaatatgtGGCAAAAGCTTTCTTCTTCTAATGAcatttactaacatatttggcaaacactttccaa comes from Xyrauchen texanus isolate HMW12.3.18 chromosome 9, RBS_HiC_50CHRs, whole genome shotgun sequence and encodes:
- the lrrc24 gene encoding leucine-rich repeat-containing protein 24; its protein translation is MNPHQFSVVLALMFAQLWASSLGCPLGCRCYSLTVECGSIGLKEIPQGIAQGTQTIFLQDNAIGQIRQRDLSDFGQLHYLYLQNNSISTLEAGAFRNLGLLLELAFNGNRIHLITADVFRGLDHLRILYLAANQIIRLEDYTFRGLQRLQELHLQENSLEVLGDQALVGLSSLALLDLSRNNLRTLSPASLKPLVSLQVLRVTDNPWRCDCALHWLRGWINEEGQRLLSSAERRMLCAEPPRLSHLSLIEVPANSLVCIPPVVQLEPSHLTVRLGESLRVSCQASGYPQPQVTWRKASHGKAQLSPRGLVQEVGMEGDARNGGRVVTARPAGKGGTSSRGPVRGVDDGGERESFDPDTGSGMLFLSNVTVAHAGRYECEAWNPGGVARVTFHLSVNMSLSSSASAIWPRLHSSSYYHPSSFDVSQEPLYELESMDFNALGPATQTAIAVGISLLALTALLLLCMIYSRHRQRQKEEDGYSASKEESILYVNDYSDGPTTFAQLEEYRDERGHEMYVLNRTKPVLPTPLNTNQQGVMLKASEALQSQGIVTPGRAGGIGPRRAPAEGGEAPPPDLEGLFVNQSLLFDTQIAYEIHC